A section of the Mycobacterium sp. 3519A genome encodes:
- a CDS encoding Hsp70 family protein has translation MNDSLGLSIGMTNLVAARIGRPPVMRRSVLTLFNDRAPEVGVPSENPNLTQPGLVLTGFVERVGDPVPLVATDGSPHRGERVLVEALDAMAQAVGGGSPVAIAVPAHWGPGTIGALRGALRAKQSLAPNGVPAALIPDSVAALAALQAAPGLPSTGVVALVDLGASGTSVTLADAAANFAPIGQTVRYPDFSGDQIDQGLLNHVLAGIADASNADPTGTLGLGSLARLREDARLAKERLSAETATVVPVELPGFNSDVRVTRNELETIIAEPLAGLLNTIEETLQRNNIAVANVSAVATVGGGANIPLVTQQLSARLRAPVVTTPQSGVNIATGAALAAERGLEADAPTGMAPTGLAPAADAPTGMAAAGWAAGAAGVAAADDAGSSTFRALAWSQDDTPGEPVPYSGEDYTFDQGVTGARPQMEFSHEEEGYGPETGPLPWYKRPPVLFGAAAAAVLLAIGGLAITLTSGSGSSNPVTETATQGETGPKPTEPVTEGAPVTVTVTGPNGEPSTTVVPSPPPSPSETTSPTTTTTTITTTTTTTTTTTTTTPPTTTTTKPPTTTTQPPTTTQQQETTTTAAALSPVTTTP, from the coding sequence ATGAACGACTCACTTGGGTTGTCCATCGGGATGACCAACTTGGTGGCCGCCAGGATCGGCCGCCCGCCGGTCATGCGCCGTTCGGTGCTCACGTTGTTCAACGACCGGGCACCTGAAGTCGGGGTGCCGAGCGAGAACCCGAATTTGACCCAACCGGGTCTGGTGCTGACCGGCTTCGTCGAGCGGGTCGGTGACCCGGTTCCGCTGGTCGCCACCGACGGCTCTCCGCACCGAGGGGAGCGGGTGCTGGTGGAGGCGCTCGATGCGATGGCGCAGGCGGTCGGTGGCGGCTCGCCCGTCGCGATCGCGGTACCCGCGCACTGGGGTCCCGGCACCATCGGTGCGCTGCGGGGCGCGCTGCGCGCGAAGCAGAGCCTCGCCCCCAACGGGGTGCCGGCCGCGCTCATCCCGGATTCCGTTGCCGCCCTTGCCGCTTTGCAGGCCGCACCGGGATTGCCGTCGACGGGCGTGGTCGCGCTGGTGGACCTCGGCGCCAGCGGCACCAGCGTCACGCTGGCCGACGCGGCCGCGAACTTCGCCCCCATAGGTCAGACCGTCCGGTATCCCGACTTCTCCGGCGACCAGATCGACCAGGGATTGCTCAACCACGTGCTGGCGGGTATCGCCGACGCAAGCAATGCCGATCCGACCGGCACGCTGGGCCTTGGCTCGCTGGCCCGGTTGCGCGAGGACGCCAGGTTGGCCAAGGAGCGGCTGTCCGCTGAGACCGCGACCGTCGTGCCCGTCGAACTGCCCGGGTTCAACTCCGACGTCAGGGTGACCAGGAACGAACTCGAGACCATCATCGCCGAGCCGCTCGCCGGGCTGCTCAATACCATCGAAGAAACGTTGCAGCGCAACAACATTGCGGTGGCGAACGTCTCGGCGGTGGCGACCGTCGGCGGCGGGGCCAACATTCCGCTGGTCACCCAGCAGCTCTCGGCGCGATTACGCGCCCCCGTCGTCACCACGCCGCAGTCCGGGGTCAACATCGCGACCGGCGCGGCGCTGGCCGCCGAACGCGGCCTGGAGGCCGACGCCCCGACCGGCATGGCGCCCACGGGTTTGGCGCCGGCCGCCGATGCGCCGACGGGCATGGCCGCAGCCGGGTGGGCGGCAGGCGCGGCGGGCGTGGCGGCGGCTGACGACGCCGGATCCTCCACCTTCCGCGCGTTGGCGTGGTCGCAGGACGATACGCCCGGCGAACCGGTGCCGTACTCCGGTGAGGACTACACCTTCGACCAGGGCGTCACCGGCGCGCGGCCGCAGATGGAGTTCTCGCACGAAGAGGAGGGCTACGGGCCCGAGACCGGCCCGCTGCCGTGGTACAAGCGTCCGCCCGTGCTGTTCGGCGCGGCGGCCGCCGCGGTGCTGTTGGCGATCGGCGGGCTGGCGATCACGCTGACCAGCGGCAGCGGCAGCTCCAACCCGGTGACCGAGACGGCGACGCAGGGCGAAACCGGGCCCAAGCCCACCGAACCGGTCACCGAGGGCGCACCCGTGACGGTCACCGTCACCGGCCCCAACGGGGAGCCGAGCACGACGGTCGTGCCGTCGCCGCCGCCGTCGCCGAGCGAAACCACCAGCCCGACGACCACCACCACCACGATTACCACGACAACGACGACGACCACCACCACCACGACGACCACCCCGCCGACCACCACCACGACCAAGCCTCCGACCACGACCACCCAGCCGCCGACGACCACACAACAGCAGGAGACCACCACCACGGCCGCCGCGTTGTCGCCGGTGACGACCACACCGTGA
- a CDS encoding IniB N-terminal domain-containing protein yields MANSLLDFVMSVVRDPDAAAAYAADPAQAIADANLTDVTSVDVNNLIPVVSESLSMAVPSTGADAQVDDHASNVWTSGAATAAFDAFDDHVPTVAVDDVHAMAANVVDDPGAAVQSGVDMLADAGVPDVATADDASLHFDGPVVDDVPIIDTPTEDTWSHAAPEDHHLDADGTGLDIFDS; encoded by the coding sequence ATGGCAAACTCGCTACTCGACTTCGTGATGTCGGTGGTGCGTGACCCCGACGCCGCCGCAGCCTACGCTGCTGACCCGGCGCAGGCCATCGCCGACGCCAATTTGACCGATGTGACCAGCGTGGACGTCAACAATCTGATCCCCGTCGTGTCCGAGTCGCTGTCGATGGCGGTGCCGTCGACGGGGGCTGACGCGCAGGTCGACGACCATGCCAGCAATGTGTGGACGAGCGGGGCCGCGACCGCCGCGTTCGATGCCTTCGACGACCACGTGCCGACCGTTGCCGTCGACGACGTGCACGCGATGGCCGCCAACGTCGTCGACGATCCCGGGGCCGCGGTGCAGTCGGGCGTCGACATGCTCGCCGACGCCGGCGTGCCGGACGTGGCTACCGCCGACGATGCGTCGCTGCACTTCGACGGCCCAGTCGTCGACGATGTGCCGATCATCGACACACCGACCGAGGACACCTGGAGCCACGCCGCCCCCGAGGATCACCATCTCGACGCCGACGGGACGGGATTGGACATCTTCGATTCCTGA
- the iniR gene encoding isoniazid response ATPase/transcriptional regulator IniR, translating into MVTSPASDPLTDIPPAARDVVAAVTAAPTAPVKVLVSGGIGTGKTSVLAAIRSALRTAEVAVLTRPPRNGDETASAVVIDDAHLLDDTQLGVVADLVADPVSTVVVAAEPLAHRQALRTLRIAIERENPVVSLGAFSPAEVNRLTTETLGSSTSSEIIRSLMVATAGLPFLLRPAIAAAVSPDGEAPANAIMQAARFALIERLRHLEEPLLDTLLVSSLSPDLGPDDVAAALRVGAEEAQDLVDRARASGLIEPSHSQTFIRSVHRCIAGIIGAARHHDTELSLLVSQLESSTLSSDLALRMAEHGLRDDRLAAALTDLASRAHGHPARAARLYRAAADAGATALSARLADALAQTGDCTAAGRLADELLGSEDMAERVAAVRIAASIAMHDGSATQAADLFRWLGPYPDTFISAAGAVVAIAAGDAEAARTALSAETAGPPTSTARAARSLAEGLLLSLDQPFPTAIARLSQSITAEQLPTGVAPDTPAALVTLAALHGGDPVRARSVIGRAVRTGADEPFTVHRHRLLHGWVRMQDGQLSAAAADVASTADVALHRRDALWAAALQTAIARRSGDTGGVQKHWYAAMEVLAEYSPDLFCLLPLGELWVAAARMRLVDRLQHTMTEAFGLLESLDNPVLWSVPLHWAGVHAGILANSPEAVAPHGQALTAAAPHSAFAKALAKAGRTWLRVLANHVDVDEVTSAARGLSQFGMTWDGTRLASQAALQTPDGRVSGAMLQLARDLKQTAAVDEPPGLEPTAPVAEGKPRPTSSRLSDREREVAELLLLGMPYRDIGSQLFISAKTVEHHVARIRRRLGAESRSEMLSMLRAMLTSQS; encoded by the coding sequence ATGGTCACCAGCCCGGCGTCCGATCCGCTGACCGACATCCCGCCGGCCGCACGCGACGTGGTCGCGGCTGTGACGGCCGCGCCGACCGCGCCGGTCAAGGTGCTGGTCTCCGGCGGCATCGGCACCGGTAAGACTTCGGTACTCGCAGCGATCCGGTCGGCGTTGCGCACCGCGGAGGTCGCGGTGCTGACCCGGCCGCCGAGAAATGGCGACGAGACGGCGTCGGCGGTCGTCATCGACGACGCGCACCTGCTCGACGACACACAACTCGGTGTCGTCGCGGACCTGGTCGCCGATCCGGTATCGACAGTCGTCGTCGCCGCCGAACCCCTCGCCCACCGGCAGGCGCTGCGGACGCTGCGCATCGCCATCGAGCGGGAGAACCCTGTCGTCTCGCTTGGCGCGTTCAGCCCGGCCGAGGTCAACCGGCTCACGACCGAAACACTGGGTAGCTCAACGAGTTCCGAGATCATCCGGTCGCTGATGGTCGCGACCGCGGGGCTGCCGTTCCTGCTGCGGCCAGCGATCGCGGCGGCGGTCTCACCCGACGGTGAGGCCCCTGCGAACGCGATCATGCAGGCCGCGCGGTTCGCGTTGATCGAGCGACTGCGCCACCTCGAGGAACCGTTGCTCGACACGCTGCTGGTGTCGTCGCTGAGCCCGGATCTGGGACCTGACGACGTCGCGGCGGCGCTGCGGGTCGGCGCCGAGGAGGCGCAGGATCTCGTCGACCGCGCGCGTGCCAGCGGGCTGATCGAGCCGTCGCACAGCCAGACCTTCATCCGGTCGGTGCACCGCTGCATCGCGGGCATCATCGGCGCGGCGCGCCACCACGACACCGAGCTGTCACTGCTGGTGTCCCAACTCGAATCATCAACGCTGTCAAGTGATCTCGCGTTACGGATGGCCGAACACGGGCTGCGCGACGACCGGCTTGCGGCCGCGCTGACCGACCTCGCATCCCGCGCCCATGGTCACCCGGCGCGCGCCGCCCGGCTGTACCGGGCCGCCGCCGACGCGGGCGCGACGGCGCTGTCCGCCCGGCTTGCCGACGCGCTGGCACAGACCGGTGACTGCACCGCCGCGGGCCGACTGGCCGACGAACTGCTCGGGTCCGAGGACATGGCCGAGCGGGTGGCGGCGGTCCGCATCGCCGCCAGCATCGCGATGCACGACGGCAGCGCCACCCAGGCGGCCGACCTGTTCCGTTGGCTGGGGCCGTATCCGGACACCTTCATCAGTGCGGCGGGGGCCGTCGTCGCGATCGCCGCGGGTGACGCCGAGGCGGCGCGGACCGCGCTGAGCGCCGAGACCGCCGGGCCACCGACGTCCACCGCCCGCGCCGCCCGCAGCCTCGCCGAAGGGCTGCTGCTGTCGCTGGACCAACCGTTCCCCACTGCCATTGCGCGGCTCAGCCAGTCGATCACCGCCGAACAACTCCCGACGGGTGTCGCACCGGACACCCCCGCGGCGCTGGTGACGTTGGCCGCGCTGCACGGCGGCGATCCGGTGCGCGCCCGCAGCGTGATCGGCCGTGCCGTCCGCACTGGGGCAGACGAACCCTTCACCGTGCATCGGCACCGCCTGCTGCACGGCTGGGTGCGCATGCAGGACGGTCAATTGTCGGCAGCGGCGGCCGACGTCGCGTCGACGGCCGATGTTGCGCTGCACCGCCGCGACGCGTTGTGGGCCGCCGCGTTGCAGACCGCGATCGCCAGACGCAGCGGCGACACCGGCGGCGTGCAGAAGCATTGGTATGCCGCGATGGAAGTGCTTGCCGAATACTCACCCGACCTGTTCTGCCTGCTGCCGCTGGGCGAACTGTGGGTGGCCGCCGCAAGGATGCGGTTGGTCGATCGGCTGCAACACACGATGACCGAGGCGTTCGGACTGCTCGAGTCGCTCGACAATCCCGTGCTGTGGTCAGTGCCGTTGCACTGGGCGGGCGTGCACGCGGGCATCCTGGCCAATTCGCCGGAAGCCGTTGCGCCCCATGGTCAGGCGCTGACGGCCGCGGCGCCGCACAGCGCGTTCGCCAAGGCGCTCGCCAAGGCGGGCCGCACCTGGCTGCGGGTACTGGCCAACCACGTCGACGTGGACGAGGTGACCTCCGCGGCGCGCGGGTTGTCACAGTTCGGCATGACATGGGACGGCACCCGACTGGCCAGCCAGGCCGCGCTGCAGACGCCGGATGGTCGCGTCTCCGGCGCGATGCTGCAACTGGCCCGCGACCTCAAACAGACCGCTGCCGTCGACGAGCCGCCAGGGCTGGAGCCGACGGCGCCCGTCGCGGAAGGCAAGCCGCGGCCCACGTCGTCGCGGCTGTCGGACCGTGAGCGCGAAGTCGCCGAACTGCTGTTGCTCGGGATGCCGTACCGCGATATCGGCAGCCAACTGTTCATCTCGGCCAAGACCGTCGAACATCACGTGGCGCGGATCCGGCGCAGGCTCGGCGCCGAATCCCGCTCCGAGATGTTGTCGATGCTGCGCGCCATGCTGACGTCTCAGTCGTAA
- a CDS encoding IniB N-terminal domain-containing protein, whose amino-acid sequence MTNVIDWILDLFRDPVQAQAFVNDPDRAMANAGVQGVTAAQVNAVAATVAPAAVLHGGGNPVHGLQQAVAETHGLAFVPQTSAFSNNDTLSHNDTRFLSPETNVVNHAGEDQQQGVGNVNLDFGDITFGDKTTNNADHGSVINTGTAGDIDNTNVEGDGNVVGDGNVGANTGDILAGEGSTVQAGGVGNTSDSSGSIHNSGDGDVISGNEGPVVKTGDIDTSGGGAVGGDGGHGGGILTGGGGDGGNATGGAGGGVVIAPTQTTTTTAGGDVTTVETHGGDISGNVDASHDDNSSNSHNTDNSTHDSHDNIDNSTHDSHDTDIHQGVDVDLF is encoded by the coding sequence ATGACCAACGTGATCGATTGGATTCTCGACCTGTTCCGCGACCCGGTTCAGGCCCAGGCCTTCGTCAACGACCCCGACCGCGCCATGGCCAACGCAGGCGTTCAGGGTGTGACGGCGGCTCAGGTGAACGCCGTTGCCGCGACCGTGGCGCCCGCTGCGGTGCTGCACGGTGGCGGCAACCCGGTGCACGGACTGCAGCAGGCGGTGGCCGAGACCCACGGGCTGGCCTTCGTCCCGCAGACCTCGGCGTTCAGCAACAACGACACGCTGAGCCACAACGACACCCGGTTCCTGAGCCCCGAGACCAACGTGGTCAACCACGCGGGTGAGGATCAGCAGCAGGGCGTCGGCAACGTCAACCTGGACTTCGGCGACATCACCTTCGGCGACAAGACCACGAACAACGCCGACCACGGCAGCGTGATCAACACCGGCACCGCAGGTGACATCGACAACACCAACGTCGAAGGTGACGGCAATGTGGTCGGCGACGGCAACGTCGGCGCCAACACCGGCGACATCCTCGCAGGCGAGGGTTCGACCGTTCAGGCCGGCGGCGTCGGCAACACCAGCGACAGCTCCGGCAGCATCCACAACAGCGGTGACGGTGACGTCATCTCGGGCAACGAAGGCCCGGTCGTCAAGACCGGCGACATCGACACCAGCGGTGGCGGTGCGGTCGGTGGCGACGGCGGCCACGGCGGCGGCATTCTCACGGGTGGCGGCGGCGACGGCGGCAATGCGACCGGCGGCGCAGGCGGCGGCGTGGTCATCGCTCCGACGCAGACCACGACCACCACGGCCGGCGGCGACGTCACCACCGTCGAAACCCACGGCGGGGACATCTCCGGCAACGTGGACGCCAGCCACGACGACAACTCGTCGAACAGCCACAACACCGACAACTCGACGCACGACAGCCACGACAACATCGACAACTCGACGCACGACAGCCACGACACCGACATCCACCAGGGCGTCGACGTCGATCTGTTCTGA
- a CDS encoding Hsp70 family protein, producing MLNSPGNHGRSIGLSVGATNLAGTRDGYAAILRPAELTLHGQRLTGFVDRVGDPVPLIAPDGATYRSERLLADALAAMADAITDGLPVTDAAVTVPAHWRPSIADILRRNLRGKLPVVSDATAALTALRNNPGLPTHGVIVLCDFGGSGTSITLANAARDFSVFGETVRFCDFSGDLIDQALLAHVVGGLADIDPSGTAMVGSLVRLRDECRRAKERLSAETATAVVADLPGQRADIRVTRTELEDLMRAPLTDFLAALDDTLERYGVPAASVTAVATVGGGARIPLITQRLSEHLRAPVVTTRSPALTAAEGAALIAHRSRVVDEATVLTPTATALVPAAQPLAWSEGDVSQDVLPYSDATQSRPEVSFRREQWRDDEPPRRSPLVLFGLSAVAAAVAAAVFGFTLLNDTATTPVDAASTSTTTTTPQPPAAPATLPATPAPQAPQITTVVVQQPAPRFQAPRRVQPQAPVPHQPPVAPPPTSETPETPEPTDPTPPPTSETPPTSPEPPTSPKPPPIDPGPGDGSGTGTGTGGTETGGTGTGTETSGPGSQTGAAGTGDGGTSTTPEA from the coding sequence ATGTTGAATTCGCCAGGCAACCACGGCCGTTCGATCGGCCTGTCGGTCGGCGCGACGAACCTCGCCGGCACCCGCGACGGGTATGCCGCCATCCTGCGTCCCGCCGAGCTGACCCTGCACGGTCAACGACTGACCGGGTTCGTCGACCGCGTCGGCGACCCGGTGCCGCTGATCGCACCCGACGGCGCCACGTACCGGTCGGAGCGCCTGCTCGCCGACGCACTGGCCGCGATGGCCGACGCGATCACCGACGGGTTGCCGGTGACCGACGCCGCGGTGACGGTGCCCGCGCACTGGCGTCCGTCGATCGCCGACATTCTGCGCAGGAACCTGCGCGGCAAGCTGCCGGTGGTGTCCGATGCGACGGCGGCGCTGACGGCGTTGCGCAACAACCCGGGCCTGCCCACGCACGGCGTCATCGTGCTGTGCGACTTCGGTGGCAGCGGCACCAGCATCACGCTGGCCAATGCGGCACGGGACTTCTCGGTGTTCGGCGAGACGGTCCGATTCTGCGATTTCTCCGGCGATCTGATCGATCAGGCGCTGCTGGCGCACGTGGTCGGCGGACTCGCCGACATCGACCCGTCGGGCACCGCGATGGTCGGTTCGCTGGTGCGGTTGCGCGACGAATGCAGGCGGGCCAAGGAGCGACTGTCCGCGGAAACCGCGACGGCGGTGGTCGCCGACCTGCCCGGCCAACGCGCGGACATCCGCGTCACCCGCACCGAACTCGAGGACCTGATGCGGGCGCCACTCACGGATTTCCTTGCCGCACTTGACGATACGCTGGAGCGCTACGGCGTGCCCGCAGCCAGTGTCACTGCCGTCGCCACTGTCGGTGGCGGAGCGCGGATACCGCTGATCACCCAGCGGCTGTCCGAACATCTGCGCGCCCCCGTCGTCACCACGCGTTCGCCCGCGCTGACCGCCGCCGAGGGCGCCGCGCTGATCGCGCACCGAAGCCGCGTCGTCGACGAAGCCACCGTGCTGACGCCGACCGCCACCGCACTGGTGCCTGCCGCGCAGCCGCTGGCCTGGTCCGAGGGCGACGTCAGCCAGGACGTGCTGCCCTACAGCGACGCGACCCAGTCCCGCCCCGAGGTGTCCTTCCGCCGCGAGCAGTGGCGCGACGACGAGCCACCGCGGCGCAGTCCGCTGGTGTTGTTCGGGCTCTCGGCGGTCGCCGCGGCCGTCGCCGCAGCGGTGTTCGGCTTCACGCTCCTCAACGACACCGCGACGACACCGGTCGACGCGGCAAGCACGTCGACCACCACGACCACCCCCCAACCGCCTGCGGCGCCGGCCACTCTCCCAGCTACCCCGGCGCCGCAGGCCCCTCAAATCACCACCGTCGTGGTGCAGCAACCCGCGCCCCGCTTTCAGGCGCCGCGGCGAGTGCAGCCGCAGGCGCCCGTGCCGCATCAACCGCCGGTGGCCCCTCCCCCGACATCCGAGACGCCAGAGACGCCGGAGCCGACGGATCCCACTCCGCCGCCGACGTCCGAGACTCCACCCACGTCGCCCGAGCCGCCGACGTCGCCCAAGCCCCCGCCGATCGATCCAGGCCCCGGCGACGGATCCGGCACCGGCACCGGGACCGGCGGTACCGAAACCGGTGGTACCGGAACCGGAACGGAGACAAGCGGACCCGGCTCGCAGACGGGTGCCGCCGGCACCGGCGACGGCGGCACCTCGACCACCCCCGAGGCGTAG